In a single window of the Montipora capricornis isolate CH-2021 chromosome 11, ASM3666992v2, whole genome shotgun sequence genome:
- the LOC138024036 gene encoding uncharacterized protein encodes MPPKKRSSQTRSTNPAKRPRLSRGTESREGSRQEDSSHQFPPDQLMTVNITALSASISSAVKQAVVEALAERSQPSSGHLLQDPIAEQSVADAVGASLASITQDSTVQGAFSPSRRSANSSAREPFAEELVSNLESLLSSVLSSRSCQSYRRAWTLFREFHTKFYKTATLHLPLSTSSLALFTSFLDARKMAPTTILSYLSAIGFVHKMRGLHDPVKAFIIQKLLTSISRRRSCDVRLPISKPILHDLVNSLEHTNSSATQRILFSTMFVTAFYGFFRIGELAAKSVCSSVVQYDNLQLLKSAGTINSAKITIRHFKHNTSNRPYDIVITGDDSSPFCPVASLLQYCKIRGDQPGPLFCHSDNRAISVNQFNSELKRCLTFCGLDPQRYKSHSFRIGAACLAAEKGFSDAQIRALGRWKSDAFKLYIRNSTLPTF; translated from the exons ATGCCACCAAAGAAGCGCTCTTCTCAGACACGCTCCACTAACCCTGCCAAGCGCCCACGGTTATCGCGAGGGACAGAATCACGCGAGGGTTCCCGCCAAGAAGACAGCTCTCACCAATTCCCTCCAGACCAATTGATGACGGTCAATATTACAGCACTGTCCGCATCCATTTCGTCTGCGGTAAAACAGGCCGTGGTAGAGGCATTGGCGGAGAGATCACAGCCCAGTTCAGGTCATTTACTCCAAGATCCGATAGCCGAACAGTCCGTGGCAGACGCTGTGGGCGCATCTTTGGCTTCTATCACCCAAG ATAGCACGGTTCAAGGAGCTTTCTCCCCAAGCAGACGATCTGCCAACAGTAGTGCCCGAGAACCTTTTGCCGAGGAGTTGGTCTCTAACTTAGAGAGTTTATTAAGCTCAGTATTATCATCACGTTCCTGTCAATCCTACCGTAGAGCTTGGACTCTTTTTCGTGAATTTCACACCAAATTTTATAAAACCGCAACATTACATTTACCGTTGTCTACCTCTTCCTTAGCTCTGTTTACTTCTTTTCTAGACGCTAGAAAGATGGCTCCTACAACCATTCTTTCTTACCTTTCAGCCATAGGGTTCGTTCATAAGATGAGAGGCTTGCATGACCCCGTAAAAGCTTTCATAATACAAAAACTATTGACCTCAATCAGTCGTCGCCGGTCATGCGACGTGAGGTTGCCTATCTCTAAACCTATATTACACGATCTCGTCAACTCTCTTGAACACACCAACTCTTCGGCAACCCAGCGCATCCTTTTTTCCACCATGTTTGTTACGGCCTTTTATGGCTTCTTTCGCATCGGTGAACTAGCGGCCAAGAGCGTGTGCTCGTCTGTAGTGCAATACGATAACCTTCAACTTCTGAAATCCGCTGGAACGATTAATTCTGCTAAGATAACAATCCGTCATTTCAAGCACAACACCAGTAATCGCCCATATGACATCGTAATTACCGGCGATGACAGTTCCCCCTTTTGTCCCGTGGCATCCTTGCTCCAGTATTGCAAAATTCGCGGGGATCAGCCAGGTCCTCTCTTTTGTCACTCAGACAACCGCGCCATTTCTGTTAATCAATTTAATTCCGAGCTCAAGCGCTGTTTAACTTTCTGTGGTCTAGACCCTCAACGCTATAAAAGTCACAGCTTTCGCATTGGAGCGGCCTGCCTTGCGGCAGAGAAAGGCTTTTCCGATGCACAGATCCGCGCTCTTGGCCGATGGAAATCTGATGCTTTTAAACTCTACATTAGGAATTCTACCTTGCCCACTTTCTAA